One segment of Sinorhizobium sp. BG8 DNA contains the following:
- a CDS encoding sugar ABC transporter ATP-binding protein: protein MKPAIALEGISKSFPGVRALSDVSLSLYPGSVTALVGENGAGKSTLVKILTGIYQPDEGTIRVDDSETHFPTATAAAKAGVTAIHQETVLFDELSVAENIFLGHAPRTRLGLIDWGKLNADARKLLNRVGADFDPTIRLRDLGIAKKHLVAIARALSIDARVVIMDEPTAALSHKEIHELYELIDRLKADGKAILFISHKFDEIYRIADRYTVFRDGKMVGEGLIADTSQDELVRMMVGRDVGQVYPKQTVEIGAPVLAVSGYRHPTEFEDINFELRKGEILGFYGLVGAGRSEFMQSLIGITRPSAGAIRLDGEVLVIRSPSEAIASGIVYVPEERGRQGAIIGMPIFQNVTLPSLARTSRSGFLRLAEEFRLAREYTSRLDLRAASLDQDVGTLSGGNQQKVVIAKWLATQPKVIILDEPTKGIDIGSKAAVHAFMSELAAQGLSVIMVSSEIPEIMGMSDRVIVMREGRIAGRFERSELTAERLVRAAAGIAEAA, encoded by the coding sequence ATGAAACCCGCCATCGCACTTGAAGGGATCTCTAAATCCTTCCCCGGCGTGCGCGCGCTCTCCGACGTTTCGCTGTCGCTCTACCCCGGGTCCGTTACGGCGCTCGTGGGTGAGAACGGCGCAGGCAAATCGACGCTCGTCAAGATCCTGACGGGTATCTACCAGCCTGATGAAGGCACGATCCGCGTCGATGACAGCGAGACCCATTTCCCGACCGCGACCGCCGCAGCCAAGGCCGGTGTCACCGCGATCCATCAGGAAACCGTCCTCTTCGACGAGCTTTCGGTCGCTGAAAACATCTTTCTTGGCCATGCGCCACGCACGCGCCTCGGCCTGATCGACTGGGGGAAGTTGAACGCGGACGCCCGCAAGCTTCTCAACCGTGTCGGCGCCGATTTCGATCCGACGATCCGCCTGCGCGATCTCGGTATCGCCAAGAAGCATCTCGTGGCAATCGCGCGCGCCCTTTCCATCGATGCCCGCGTGGTCATCATGGACGAGCCGACGGCCGCCCTGTCCCACAAGGAAATCCACGAGCTTTACGAACTGATCGACCGGCTGAAGGCGGATGGCAAGGCGATCCTTTTCATCAGCCACAAGTTCGACGAGATCTACCGCATCGCCGACCGCTACACCGTCTTCCGGGACGGCAAGATGGTGGGCGAAGGACTGATCGCCGATACCAGTCAGGACGAGCTCGTCCGCATGATGGTCGGCCGTGACGTCGGTCAGGTGTACCCCAAGCAGACCGTCGAAATCGGCGCGCCGGTCCTTGCCGTTTCCGGCTACCGTCATCCGACCGAGTTCGAGGACATCAATTTCGAACTCCGCAAGGGCGAGATTCTCGGTTTCTACGGTCTCGTCGGCGCGGGACGATCCGAATTCATGCAGTCGCTGATCGGCATCACCCGGCCATCGGCCGGCGCGATCCGGCTGGACGGCGAAGTGCTGGTGATCCGCAGTCCATCGGAGGCCATTGCCAGTGGCATCGTTTATGTGCCGGAAGAGCGCGGCCGCCAGGGTGCGATCATCGGCATGCCGATCTTCCAGAACGTTACCCTGCCGTCCCTCGCGCGCACTTCGCGCAGCGGTTTCCTGCGGCTTGCGGAGGAGTTCAGGCTGGCGCGCGAATACACCTCGCGCCTCGACCTGCGCGCTGCATCGCTCGACCAGGATGTCGGTACGCTTTCGGGCGGCAACCAGCAGAAGGTGGTGATCGCCAAGTGGCTCGCCACTCAGCCGAAGGTGATCATCCTCGACGAGCCGACAAAGGGCATCGATATCGGTTCCAAGGCAGCCGTGCACGCCTTCATGAGTGAACTGGCGGCGCAGGGGCTGAGCGTCATCATGGTCTCCTCGGAGATCCCGGAAATCATGGGCATGTCTGATCGCGTCATCGTCATGCGCGAAGGCAGGATTGCCGGACGGTTCGAACGCAGCGAACTGACGGCGGAACGACTGGTGCGGGCGGCGGCCGGCATCGCGGAGGCAGCATGA
- a CDS encoding ABC transporter permease, translated as MMARLLKNREMLLVVAIVALVGMIALRFPGFVVPANLANVYNDTSILIILALGQMAVILTRCIDLSMAANLALCGMVAGLINVAMPGLPIPVVILVAMLLGAFLGSINGLLVWKLDIPPIVVTLGTLTIYRGMIFLLTNGQWINAHQMSDAFKAFPRTALLGFPVLSWLSLVMIAIMFVVMSRTPLGRAFFAVGGNPHAAVYTGIDVGRTRFFAYCLSGTLSGLAGYLWVSRYAVAYVDIAAGFELDIIAACVIGGISIAGGIGSVAGAVLGAVFLGVIKNALPVINISPFAQMAISGTVIIIAVVVNARAERRKGRVILKKAEAV; from the coding sequence ATGATGGCACGACTCTTGAAAAACCGCGAAATGCTGCTGGTCGTGGCGATCGTCGCTCTGGTGGGCATGATCGCGCTGCGCTTCCCCGGCTTCGTCGTCCCGGCGAACCTCGCGAACGTCTATAATGACACGTCGATCCTCATCATTCTGGCGCTCGGCCAGATGGCGGTCATCCTGACGCGGTGTATCGATCTGTCCATGGCCGCGAACCTCGCTTTGTGCGGTATGGTCGCCGGCCTCATAAACGTCGCGATGCCAGGGCTGCCGATCCCCGTCGTCATCCTCGTCGCCATGCTGCTCGGCGCCTTCCTCGGCTCGATCAACGGTCTTCTCGTCTGGAAGCTGGACATTCCGCCGATCGTCGTAACCCTCGGCACGCTCACCATCTATCGCGGCATGATCTTCCTGCTGACCAACGGCCAGTGGATCAATGCGCACCAGATGAGCGACGCCTTCAAGGCTTTCCCGCGCACAGCACTGCTCGGCTTCCCCGTCCTGTCCTGGCTGTCGCTGGTCATGATCGCGATCATGTTCGTGGTCATGAGCCGCACGCCTCTCGGCCGTGCCTTCTTCGCCGTCGGCGGGAACCCGCACGCGGCCGTTTACACGGGGATCGATGTCGGCCGGACGCGGTTCTTCGCCTATTGCCTCTCCGGCACCCTTTCGGGGCTTGCCGGCTACCTCTGGGTCTCGCGCTATGCGGTGGCCTATGTCGACATTGCCGCCGGCTTCGAACTCGACATCATCGCGGCCTGCGTCATCGGCGGCATATCGATCGCTGGCGGCATCGGGTCGGTTGCGGGCGCAGTCCTCGGCGCGGTGTTTCTCGGCGTGATCAAGAACGCACTGCCGGTCATCAACATATCGCCCTTCGCCCAGATGGCGATCTCGGGCACGGTCATCATCATTGCCGTCGTCGTCAACGCTCGGGCCGAACGACGCAAGGGCAGGGTCATTCTCAAGAAAGCGGAGGCAGTCTGA
- a CDS encoding ABC transporter permease gives MAHAEMTARHIPDRLQGRGARMLKSWESLLLVVAVAIFLANSFASPYFLDPWNLSDATFNFTEKAMIAFAMALVIISGEIDLSVASIIALASTAMGYAVQLGFDTPMLVAIGLGTGLLCGTVNGLLVTGLGLPSIVVTIGTMSLFRGLSFVILGDKAFTGYPESFAWFGQGYVWWVFSFEFCLFLALALVYGVLLHKTNFGRTVFAIGNNQTAALFSGVRVGRVKFILFLLTGLMAGIASICLTSRLGSTRPSIALGWELEVVTMVVLGGVNILGGSGTIPGVVLAALIMGMVTFGFGLLNVPGIVMSIFIGLLLISVIALPILYTRLRRRLHA, from the coding sequence ATGGCGCACGCAGAAATGACGGCACGCCACATACCGGATCGTCTCCAGGGGCGTGGCGCCCGCATGTTGAAGAGCTGGGAAAGCCTGCTCCTCGTAGTGGCCGTGGCGATCTTCCTCGCGAATTCGTTCGCGTCTCCCTACTTCCTCGATCCGTGGAACCTCTCGGATGCGACGTTCAACTTCACCGAAAAGGCGATGATCGCCTTCGCGATGGCGCTCGTCATCATATCCGGGGAAATTGACCTTTCGGTCGCCTCCATCATCGCTTTGGCCTCGACGGCAATGGGATATGCGGTGCAGCTCGGGTTCGATACACCGATGCTCGTGGCGATCGGCCTCGGCACCGGCCTGCTCTGCGGGACTGTGAACGGACTTCTGGTGACCGGGCTTGGTCTTCCGTCAATCGTGGTCACCATCGGAACGATGAGCCTTTTCCGCGGCCTCTCCTTCGTCATCCTCGGGGACAAGGCGTTTACCGGATATCCCGAAAGCTTCGCCTGGTTCGGCCAGGGTTACGTCTGGTGGGTCTTCTCTTTCGAGTTCTGCCTCTTCCTGGCGCTCGCATTGGTTTACGGCGTGCTGCTGCACAAGACGAACTTCGGTCGCACCGTCTTCGCGATCGGCAACAATCAGACGGCGGCGCTCTTTTCCGGCGTTCGGGTCGGAAGAGTGAAGTTCATCCTCTTCCTGCTCACCGGCCTGATGGCGGGTATCGCATCGATCTGCCTTACCTCGCGGCTCGGCTCCACGCGGCCTTCGATCGCGCTCGGATGGGAACTCGAAGTGGTGACGATGGTGGTGCTCGGCGGCGTCAACATCCTCGGCGGCTCCGGCACGATCCCGGGCGTCGTGCTCGCGGCCCTCATCATGGGCATGGTGACCTTCGGGTTCGGCCTGCTCAACGTTCCCGGCATTGTCATGTCGATCTTCATCGGCCTGCTGCTGATCTCGGTCATCGCCCTGCCCATTCTCTACACCCGGCTTCGCCGCCGCCTGCATGCCTGA
- the rhaM gene encoding L-rhamnose mutarotase, whose translation MEKYAFRMRLNPGMAEEYKARHDAIWPELVKLLRDAGVSDYSIHLDAENNLLFGVLWRRDDHGMATLPDHPVMKKWWAHMADIMETKADNEPVAVPLATVFHME comes from the coding sequence ATGGAAAAGTATGCCTTCCGTATGCGCCTCAACCCCGGCATGGCCGAGGAGTACAAGGCGCGTCACGATGCAATCTGGCCGGAACTGGTGAAGCTTCTAAGGGATGCCGGCGTCTCCGATTACTCCATCCATCTCGACGCGGAAAACAATCTGCTCTTCGGCGTGCTCTGGCGTCGCGACGATCACGGCATGGCGACGCTTCCGGACCATCCGGTGATGAAGAAGTGGTGGGCCCACATGGCCGACATCATGGAGACCAAGGCGGACAACGAGCCGGTGGCCGTACCGCTTGCGACCGTCTTTCACATGGAATGA
- a CDS encoding FGGY-family carbohydrate kinase codes for MADVTTIAVVDIGKTNAKVALVDAATFQEIAVRTTPNLVVTGPPYPHFDTERLWAFIVESLGSLNAERRIDAVSVTTHGATAALVDADGRLALPVLDYEYAGPDELDAEYRKARPPFAASGTPRLPGGLNLGAQIYWQSRRFPDAFANTASLLMYAQYWSFRLTGVLAGEVTSLGCHTDLWEPLDGRYSTLVTEQGWLERMPPLRKAGDSLGPILPDVAARTGLDAGTPVYCGIHDSNASLLPYVLSLDAPYAVVSTGTWVIVMAMGGKRLKLDEARDTLVNVNALGNPVPSARFMGGRAFSLLGGRSMPIADAAVTSVLARASMILPSVPEDSGPFQGKHAEWTVARDELSEEEVQATIAFHLALMTSTCLGLIGAEGPVIVEGPFASNPAYLAMLKASTGREILTGASVTGTSAGAACLAAGNVAQPRLQPFGRDSSDEMKAYAEAWASRALR; via the coding sequence ATGGCGGATGTAACCACCATTGCCGTCGTCGACATCGGCAAGACTAATGCGAAGGTCGCCCTGGTGGATGCGGCCACTTTCCAGGAAATCGCCGTGCGGACGACGCCAAATCTGGTCGTCACCGGCCCGCCCTATCCGCATTTCGACACGGAGCGGCTCTGGGCGTTCATCGTCGAAAGCCTCGGATCGCTCAACGCCGAACGGCGGATCGATGCCGTCTCCGTAACGACGCATGGCGCGACGGCTGCTCTCGTCGATGCGGACGGCCGCCTTGCGCTGCCGGTTCTCGACTATGAATACGCCGGCCCTGACGAGCTCGATGCCGAGTACAGGAAGGCGCGTCCGCCTTTCGCCGCCTCCGGCACGCCGCGCCTTCCCGGCGGTCTCAATCTCGGGGCGCAGATCTATTGGCAGTCGCGCCGATTTCCTGATGCGTTCGCCAATACTGCTTCCCTCCTCATGTATGCGCAGTACTGGTCCTTCCGCCTGACAGGCGTGCTCGCCGGTGAGGTGACCTCGCTTGGCTGCCACACGGACCTGTGGGAGCCTCTGGACGGGCGCTATTCCACGCTCGTGACGGAGCAGGGCTGGCTGGAGCGCATGCCGCCGCTACGCAAGGCCGGCGACAGTCTTGGTCCGATCCTGCCCGACGTCGCAGCGCGAACGGGGCTCGACGCAGGCACTCCCGTATACTGCGGCATCCACGATTCCAACGCGTCCCTTCTTCCCTACGTTCTCTCGCTCGACGCTCCCTACGCGGTCGTCTCCACGGGCACCTGGGTGATCGTGATGGCGATGGGCGGAAAGAGGCTGAAGCTCGATGAAGCGCGCGACACGCTCGTCAACGTGAATGCGCTGGGAAATCCCGTGCCCTCGGCACGCTTCATGGGAGGGCGGGCGTTCTCGCTTCTCGGCGGGCGATCCATGCCGATTGCCGACGCTGCCGTCACGTCAGTGCTTGCCCGCGCAAGCATGATACTGCCGTCCGTGCCCGAGGACTCTGGTCCCTTCCAGGGGAAGCATGCGGAGTGGACGGTCGCGAGAGACGAGTTGAGCGAAGAGGAAGTCCAGGCGACGATCGCCTTCCACCTTGCGCTCATGACATCCACCTGCCTCGGCCTCATCGGCGCAGAGGGGCCCGTGATTGTGGAAGGTCCGTTCGCGTCCAATCCGGCCTATCTCGCCATGTTGAAAGCCTCAACGGGGAGGGAGATCCTCACGGGGGCAAGTGTCACCGGCACGAGCGCCGGGGCTGCCTGCCTTGCAGCCGGCAACGTGGCGCAGCCGCGCTTGCAGCCGTTCGGACGCGATTCGTCGGACGAAATGAAGGCCTACGCTGAGGCCTGGGCAAGCCGCGCCTTGCGTTGA
- a CDS encoding globin-coupled sensor protein, with product MQESPADQARTAQATSLRDRLRFAGLEPAQGEMLRNHRQQLERHVEIALRDLFQRFQTFPDAARYFQSERQVDRLHDLHSSHWGVLTDARFDSLYAERVKVLSDVESQMSLDPRWRLSGQAIVMEHVINGLIEEYWPKSLLPGAAKGRRKELSDLLTAFIRTAMVDAEIAVSLRFNEQRHQHHRALAEQRKGDVSRLDDVFGDVIRSLSRLDLTARVSGEMPDDWQDLAGALNGALEDFRTQLTQATEKSAASDALVAAVSRDANAFATQSRERSLSLAETAARLGDIVTSVKTTLDETRRLETAVQDTRQSAERSGAIVGEAISAMADIEASAEKIGQIIGVIDEIAFQTNLLALNAGIEAARAGDSGRGFAVVAQEVRALAQRSADAAREIKQLVNGTKTQVEAGVDRVNRTQDAIASIVRQVAGINDAVCSIARDSDEGSTGLVAVAADLGNIGRLVETDAQVAARTANAGADLHTVILELGETVRAFHVQHHAAAAPQRRAAVAQSATAAMPITYVDDEQRATRAIGYGA from the coding sequence GTGCAGGAATCGCCGGCAGATCAGGCTCGAACGGCACAGGCAACCAGCCTGCGTGACCGCTTGAGATTTGCCGGCCTGGAGCCAGCCCAGGGCGAAATGCTGCGGAACCACCGTCAGCAGCTCGAACGCCATGTCGAAATCGCGCTGCGCGACCTCTTCCAACGTTTTCAGACGTTCCCCGACGCGGCCCGCTACTTCCAGAGCGAGCGTCAGGTCGATCGCCTGCACGATCTTCATTCCTCCCATTGGGGCGTGCTGACCGACGCCCGCTTCGACAGCCTCTATGCCGAGCGTGTCAAGGTTCTCTCTGATGTCGAGAGCCAGATGAGCCTCGATCCACGCTGGCGGCTTTCGGGCCAGGCGATCGTGATGGAGCATGTCATCAACGGCCTGATCGAGGAATATTGGCCGAAATCCCTGCTCCCCGGGGCCGCAAAGGGACGGCGCAAGGAACTTTCCGACCTGCTGACCGCCTTTATCCGCACTGCGATGGTGGACGCGGAGATCGCCGTCTCGCTGCGGTTCAACGAACAGCGTCACCAGCATCACCGCGCACTGGCAGAGCAGCGCAAGGGCGACGTCTCGCGACTGGACGACGTTTTCGGCGATGTCATCCGCAGTCTGTCGCGCCTCGATCTCACCGCTCGCGTGTCAGGCGAAATGCCCGATGACTGGCAGGACCTCGCCGGTGCGCTTAACGGCGCACTCGAGGATTTCCGCACCCAACTCACCCAGGCGACCGAAAAATCCGCGGCCTCGGATGCGCTGGTCGCCGCCGTATCGCGCGATGCGAATGCTTTCGCTACCCAGTCACGGGAGCGCTCCTTGAGCCTCGCCGAGACCGCCGCGCGGCTGGGGGACATCGTGACGAGCGTCAAGACGACACTCGACGAGACCCGCCGCCTCGAAACGGCCGTCCAGGACACCCGCCAGTCGGCAGAACGCAGCGGCGCCATCGTTGGCGAGGCGATCTCGGCAATGGCCGACATAGAGGCCTCTGCCGAGAAGATCGGCCAGATCATCGGTGTCATCGACGAGATCGCCTTCCAGACCAATCTCCTTGCGCTCAATGCCGGTATCGAGGCAGCCAGGGCAGGGGATAGCGGCCGCGGCTTCGCGGTCGTGGCTCAGGAGGTGCGAGCACTCGCCCAGCGCTCCGCCGATGCGGCGCGCGAGATCAAGCAGCTCGTGAACGGAACAAAGACCCAGGTGGAAGCCGGCGTCGATCGGGTCAACCGCACGCAGGACGCGATCGCAAGCATCGTGCGCCAGGTGGCGGGCATCAACGACGCTGTCTGCTCGATTGCGCGCGATAGCGACGAGGGTTCCACGGGATTGGTCGCGGTCGCAGCCGATCTCGGCAATATCGGAAGGCTGGTCGAGACCGACGCGCAGGTCGCGGCACGCACTGCCAATGCCGGCGCCGACCTCCATACCGTCATCCTCGAACTCGGCGAGACCGTGCGCGCCTTTCATGTGCAGCACCACGCTGCGGCAGCCCCTCAGCGTCGCGCGGCGGTGGCGCAATCCGCCACGGCAGCGATGCCAATCACCTACGTCGACGATGAGCAGCGCGCTACGCGGGCGATCGGATACGGAGCGTGA
- a CDS encoding STAS domain-containing protein, producing MASKKAAQKTLSLAPVLDLNEATALHEKLMGLRGSNLVIDASAVERVGALCAQVLMAGAKSWERDKHSFTIGKVSEPFMKTMQLIGMNVDHMLSKESQQ from the coding sequence ATGGCGAGCAAGAAAGCCGCTCAGAAGACCTTGAGCCTTGCCCCGGTGCTGGACCTCAACGAGGCGACAGCACTCCATGAAAAGCTCATGGGGCTGAGGGGCAGCAATCTCGTAATCGACGCTTCGGCGGTCGAGCGCGTCGGCGCCCTGTGCGCCCAGGTGCTCATGGCCGGTGCGAAGAGCTGGGAGCGCGACAAGCACTCCTTCACCATCGGCAAAGTGTCCGAACCCTTTATGAAAACGATGCAGCTTATCGGCATGAACGTCGACCACATGCTGTCAAAGGAGAGTCAGCAATGA
- the cheY1 gene encoding chemotaxis response regulator CheY1, producing MKKKVLTVDDSRTIRNMLLVTLNNAGFETIQAEDGIEGLEVLENANPDVIVTDINMPRLDGFGFIEGVRRNEKYRAIPILVLTTESDAEKKNRARQAGATGWIVKPFDPTKLIDAIERVTA from the coding sequence ATGAAGAAAAAGGTGCTTACCGTGGATGATTCACGGACCATCCGGAACATGCTTCTGGTGACGCTGAACAACGCCGGGTTCGAGACGATCCAGGCCGAGGACGGCATCGAAGGCCTTGAGGTTCTCGAGAACGCCAATCCGGATGTCATCGTCACCGACATCAACATGCCCCGCCTCGACGGCTTCGGCTTCATCGAAGGGGTTCGCCGCAACGAGAAGTACCGTGCGATCCCGATCCTCGTCCTGACGACCGAAAGCGACGCGGAAAAGAAGAACCGTGCCCGCCAGGCCGGCGCAACCGGCTGGATCGTCAAGCCATTTGACCCCACCAAACTGATCGATGCAATCGAGCGCGTAACCGCCTAA
- a CDS encoding chemotaxis protein CheW has translation MTNAVKNLVDGRRLIAFRIEDQEFSVNIMAVREIRGWSPATPMPHAPPYVLGVINLRGAVLPIIDLALRFGLKPAEPTIRHVIIVAQVNSKTVGLLVDAVSDILTVTDDNIQPTPDIANDAEKNYARGILAIEGRMICMIELDALFPHFESEAA, from the coding sequence ATGACAAACGCGGTCAAGAACCTGGTGGACGGACGGAGGCTCATCGCCTTCCGCATCGAAGATCAGGAATTCTCTGTAAACATCATGGCGGTGCGGGAGATCCGCGGGTGGAGCCCCGCGACCCCCATGCCTCATGCGCCACCTTACGTTCTCGGTGTCATCAACCTGCGTGGCGCCGTGCTGCCGATCATCGACCTGGCGCTGCGTTTCGGGCTGAAACCGGCGGAGCCGACGATCCGGCACGTCATCATCGTGGCGCAGGTGAATTCGAAGACCGTCGGCCTGCTCGTCGACGCGGTTTCCGACATCCTGACGGTAACGGATGACAACATCCAGCCGACGCCGGATATCGCCAACGATGCGGAGAAGAACTATGCGCGCGGCATTCTCGCCATCGAAGGCCGCATGATCTGCATGATCGAACTCGATGCCCTTTTCCCGCACTTCGAAAGCGAAGCCGCATGA